The Microplitis mediator isolate UGA2020A chromosome 4, iyMicMedi2.1, whole genome shotgun sequence nucleotide sequence ttttttatgagcatgacattaaaataaaaataactagaaaacaatgcggaattcgaaaaaactttattagaaataacttttagggaataaaattgtctacaaaaaaagtctgatgatattttataataagtctgatagtttcgccggaaaagtagaaaatctcaaaatttaatatgaattcgacttcaacctcaaataacttttgaacaaatagattcctcgaaaaatgataataatctttttttgtagagcattcaattccctacaaaaatatgcctgccaattattcctatgacgcatccttagctacttataaaaatcagaagacgtaaaaaaaatttttcccatgttattcttatgggaaatagacaagtgcgatgaggaacctcttaatgttaatattaagagctctaatttttacaggcgtctttttttatctaaatgaaacttttaaacctgtttggaagaaaaaaaaaaagtttgttattttttggatcaccctaatattcCCATATAACAATTTATATCACAAGTTGCTGGTCAAGGTACTGATTACAAGAATCTTTTGATAGATACTACATGAATTTGCCCAAAACGACGTACACAAGACAATTTTGTTGTAGTCTTGTCCTATTTTTATGAAAGTATCTGTTGAAACACCCCTAGGTGTGTACGTCTTTATATAccttagggtggcccaaaaaaaccgactattttttttttcgagtctcttatgaaaatttgttgattcaagatgttttaagaagcctctccaaaaatcagctcgataaaaaattttcaagaggtcgctcacgaattttgaaaatatcaaaaatgatcgaaattcggatttttttgttctaaatttcttctttctcgtggcagctatagtttatatttatgaaatcatgactacgctgaaaatttcagcccaaaattaaaatattgaaacgtcgctcaagaatttggAATGTTTTCGAATACTGTCTCTTGGAtgttttcgagcgacccttgaatattaataataaagcttctcaattttttcaccatcaatttgtatcataatgaataaaaacagTGTTGCCAGGTTGGGGGATTTTTCCCTAAATTTAGTGGATTTTAGACGGCTTGGTGGGAAATCTAGgggaaacatttttttagggGATTTGATCAGGGGATTACAAActtctttaaatataaattgaaaaaaatgaacgaaGGACGATTTCAGTTCAgaacagaaatttttaaaatttttttaataaattatcaatgagAATTACAAACATGCTTcattatagataaaaaaacatattttcttaaaaaaaaaaggaaaatggCAAATAATCGTTGTCCACATGTTAAACAGCGTCCtcgtttaaattaaataatttattagagttttaaacaataattgaaaaattttaaaagattttaactattaaataatttataaaatataatataacttattatttatactaagtttcgtataaaaatatgtttttcatACTGTATTATCACCTGTACTAAaaatggtttatttttttcggaaaaaaattttgaactaataaaacaataagactttaatgtatttttaatcataattaaacaCATTTTATACTAAACACAATATATAGTACATTGATTCTTCAACAAGCtttacaatattaattataagatctttgatttaatgatattaaagtcagcagacattttataaattttttaagtttctaagagataaatttttataaaaaaaaattatcccaaAAAGTtcttcaagtttttttaattttttcacgtgcaaatttttaaattatatttatataatttatttattaaaaaaaactaattcgAAAAGTCATcagacgtctgataatttcagtcttttaatttaggggattttatttcaatctagGGGATTTTACGCGGGCGTTTAGGGGAAAGTAGATGAGTTCATCTGGTAAcactgaataaaaatacaacccgagaaatagaaataataaattatttacatacttttttattttttaattcaatttttaggtttttttgcttattcaaaacttacccaattttattgtttaagactgtatattttcggtcatgcaaaagttatatttaagtgaaatgacaataattgagttataaaaaaatacaaaaactaattcaaagtattagttacatattatcagttaatattcaaaattcttgagcgccgttaaaatatttgaattatgggctgaaattttcagcgtagtcatgattttataaatataaactatagctgccacgagaaagaagaaatttagaacaaaaaaatccgaatttcgatcatttttgatattttcaaaattcgtgagcgacctcttgaaaattttttatcgagctgatttttggagggGCTCCTTAAAACGTCTtgaaccaacaaattttcataagagactcgaaaaaaaaaattgtcggtttttttgggccaccctaatatacctATCAATCTGTCATAAGATATTAATTCAAGATTCTAAGACAAGATTGTTGCAGGACTTGtacattagggtgagccaaaaaaaccaacctatcgaatttacgtcttaaaaaggacccatatatcgagaaaaaaattctcccattgggcaaaatttttagctcaattttaaaaggtgtcagtagccattttaaatttcccatttaaataacatgcaaaaaaattatttttgatttaaaatattataacttttgaactgtgtgagataaaaattcggctctagaatattcttatatggcattaaatttatttaaaaaaagtcctgggagtcgaatttgtaaacttgatatttcgtatactaacaggctatcaaagtctagagtaaacagaatcatacaaatttaaggctttatttggattttccaaatacttttcttttattgtgatcgataacaaaatattatttgtaacaacgtggatattgttggtgatttcattgcactacatgtagaacaaattttctcgtagtattgaCGTTTTTAATAATGAAGCCTTAAATTTGTTTGATACGTATTTTTAGGGTGACTACTttgttcgagtttgaaaatgagctcaatcggtcgattagtttagaagttatagcatttctAAATTctcaaaatgtccaaaattcatatttttacttattctttcttcaatatcttttgagtgtgataacttatcgactttatatcaaattcatctgaaagctcttcaaataagctttaattttcatgcctatatatGTGCCTAGaccaataaaattacttattttaccattcatttaatgaaattttgctattgcattagttctcctacttcttagtaaatttttttaagtaaattttagtactaatttcaagtatgacaCTCTGATACATTACAATCAAATTTcaatcttaaattattttattagtggattttattgaaagcaaattattGTCTTTGTCCTTATGGTAGAATTTTCAAGGAATGAAACCATAATCCATCAGAATTCTTTGAATAGGATCCGATACcattggtccgatagtttcaatatatttataggtATCTTTAAAGAGCGTCAAATCAAACTatatagtgcattatcataaaaaattcttctgaagtTCATTTAGTTAGTTTCATGTTTtggcattatacttataattttttgattttttttgttttatcatcttgagaattttgaaaaaaatatcaaaaaaaattttatttcgttattaccttttatttgaaaggtgaaaaaaattatataatgaGAAAtatacttccatttcggctgccgaatggccttttttttttttaattgtacaaGACTTGCAATTAAAAACTTTGTACGTGTCTGTAGTAAGATCCATAGTTATGTAAAGATGTAGACAACTAGTGTATTTGTCTCCAGGTTTGGGTGATTACTGCTATGAATTGTTATATGAGTTATTATACGTTATTATACTAAtcacagtaaataatttttatgcatGTAAATATTCCAAGGAAAAATACTTGTACGTCGATTAGAAAATGGTATAATATTGAAAGGAAGAATAGTAGAAACAGAATCTTATCTTGGAGGAATTGATAAAGCTTCTCAAACCTATCAAAATAAAGTAACGCCTCGAAATATACCGATGTATATGCCACCAGGAACAATTTACGTTTATTTCACATATGGGATGTATCACTGTTTCAATATATCAAGTCAAGGtacgttctttttttttttttttaaataaattacatttttatttgctAGTCCTTGAgtatgtttttaaataaatctactCAAATGTTTTACGATAATTTACATACTTCTAAATCGATatcttcaaaattattatctatagtatcacaaattaaaaaaattatctatttaaaatttaaatttaaactatcATACAGTTGACTAACCCATTGTAAGCCTCTGTCCCGATTTTTCTggtactaaaataaatacttatctttttacataaataattattatattatgaaaaattataatgataacggtattcattacaataataataataataataataataataataattttattgatgaagagatcccttattaaaagaaacgatttaaaacgattagaaaaaaaaatttaaacactttttaatgcttttgaatacttttgaaatgccctccctcgcggttttgcgaatgccgtaaaaatgccgtaaattttcggcatttatacacatgccgtaaatttaccgtaataatttggtaataatatggttatattggccagtttttttcctgtacttatactgtagagttaccagattattatagtaaaattgctataaaaatgccgaacttttaccaaaaaaatgccgtaaaaaaactataaaaatgccgaactttTACCGAAAAAATGCTATACAAATACCGCAATAatgcgataattttataataataaaatcgtattttttcGGTAATCATACCGTCGATATCCTGCGATTTTGCCAGATTTATCctgatataatgaaaaattgtaaaaaatttggttttattttatatttgcttctgcggttaaaatcatcgaaaatgtgcaaagtgtaaaattttatattttattctattagttcacacatttcttattgaaacaaaagaatgtaagtgaaaataagaatccgggaaaattgaggttttcaattttcttaagtttgtttgtataaatataaatacaattagtaTCAACTTTCGAATAAGCGATTTGGCATAATGGTTAACAGATCAGGCTTTGAATCATTAGGACTCGGGATCGAGCCCACGAGTtggcgggtttttttttttttttttccatgacagttattgtacctataactttataatgttatatataattaaataatattttatataattatatataatttttgttccggGTAGAACGGTTTAATGCTGCAAAAATGCCGAAAATATGCTGTATAATTACGGTTTTAATGctgttaaaataccgtattttttctgttttattaccgtaaatattctgaatttttttcgtaaatttttggtagtaatgcgacaaaaaaactggccaaaataacttgagtaataccatatttatgcagtatttataccgtataattccggtattatttcggtatttccaaaaccgcgagggttattttactttaaaactaataaaGATTAATTGTTCAGGTGAAGGAGCTGCAGTTCTTTTAAGAGCTTTAGAGCCAGTCGAAGGTATTGAGGAAATGTTGTATAATCGTAaattaaaatcgaaaaaaaaaaattccgaaaaaactagaaaaatattaaaagcaCACGAGTTATGCAACGGTCCTTCCAAGATATGTATGGCATTTGAAATTGATAAAGATTGttgtaaatattcattatgTACCTGGAAAAATATGTGGATTGAGCCTGATTACAATCCACCAGacgaaacaattaaaataattaaatgtccGAGAATTGGTATAGACAGTGCTGGGCCAGAATGGGCAAGTAAACCATTGcgttattatatttacaataataattcagTGAGCAAACGGGACAAAAAAGCTGAACAAGATTTTGTCAaggataattaaaaatacacgtctgtttaaataaatttaatggattataaatatttatttacttacagtatttttgtacaaaaaaaaaaaaaaaaatagaatgtattattacttataaatatttatgcccACTCAGCCATAACTCTTTCATAGTTTTCTTCTTCAATAAAAGGCTTGTCAATCGatctgtaatttaaaaatcatttatttatttatttttttttaattctttttcgTTACTTGaagttgtataaaattatagttatTAAAACATACTCGATCATATAATCTCCACAGTACAAACATTCTGAAGCAACGAGATCATCTAAATCAGCTTTTACTTGATCTCTCGTTGATAAAGACACGGATCCAATGGATGTCGTGTCTTCAGGTTTTTTGGATAATGTCGTTAATTGGCGTTGGAGATCtgtcaattttatttgttggTCAATTGTTAACAATGGCGttaaaacagaaattaaaCAGTCATTGTGAAACCTATGACCGCAGGGAAAAACGTAAAAAGGTC carries:
- the LOC130666422 gene encoding DNA-3-methyladenine glycosylase-like, yielding MSSSNELNFENLDKNLLHKCKDVEINESEPPKKKSRSQLNSEILKDCKQLEDPPLTESDKLLTANRLTYDFYNTPCEQLAQQLLGKILVRRLENGIILKGRIVETESYLGGIDKASQTYQNKVTPRNIPMYMPPGTIYVYFTYGMYHCFNISSQGEGAAVLLRALEPVEGIEEMLYNRKLKSKKKNSEKTRKILKAHELCNGPSKICMAFEIDKDCCKYSLCTWKNMWIEPDYNPPDETIKIIKCPRIGIDSAGPEWASKPLRYYIYNNNSVSKRDKKAEQDFVKDN